The proteins below are encoded in one region of Fibrella aestuarina BUZ 2:
- a CDS encoding phage integrase SAM-like domain-containing protein, whose amino-acid sequence MALLFWFRKSETIPDAGQIQMRLTYNAERAELGSTHIDCKKSQWDQPNQCFKGKSVWAQEQNAKLAKLTKRVDALVENLERDGHELTAALIKNFFALQHRAAKAGGPTAGIVHRRTIFPFNELAQLHQESQSKRHKLGKITQATLDIQANYAANIADYFAHHRRDKLPATSLNDDFMEHLEMHLADVEEFGGGHIEKHLKFVKQVMKWSLAKGYISKNPLAEYVVEAYDEQPDITHLSIDELQRLIDFDFQALADEGRISALSVPALKEERDAFAFNCFTGMHHCDYTSKTYTIEIDEAGDHWLTGKRRKTGKEFFMKLLEPAVAIFQRYGSDLANLPVKSNQKRNDTLKFIALYVELPYNLSTKIARKTFADLALNEMLIAADDVATMLGLTSTKRLKHYVRPRRQRLSKLLVSWQQLSKVA is encoded by the coding sequence ATGGCTCTCCTGTTCTGGTTTAGAAAATCCGAAACAATACCCGACGCAGGTCAGATCCAGATGCGACTGACCTACAACGCCGAACGAGCCGAACTCGGCTCCACTCACATCGATTGTAAAAAATCGCAGTGGGATCAACCTAATCAGTGCTTCAAGGGAAAGTCCGTCTGGGCCCAGGAGCAAAACGCCAAGTTGGCCAAGCTCACCAAACGCGTCGATGCGTTGGTGGAGAATCTGGAAAGAGATGGGCATGAACTGACCGCCGCGCTGATCAAGAATTTTTTTGCCCTGCAGCACCGCGCTGCCAAAGCCGGAGGCCCGACGGCTGGCATTGTGCACCGGCGCACCATCTTTCCCTTTAACGAACTGGCGCAACTGCATCAAGAGTCTCAGTCTAAGCGCCACAAGCTAGGCAAGATCACCCAGGCTACGCTGGACATCCAGGCTAACTATGCCGCCAACATCGCTGACTACTTCGCTCATCACAGACGCGACAAGTTGCCAGCCACCTCACTCAACGATGACTTCATGGAGCATCTGGAGATGCACCTGGCGGATGTAGAAGAGTTCGGCGGAGGTCACATTGAGAAGCACTTGAAGTTCGTCAAGCAGGTGATGAAGTGGAGCCTGGCCAAAGGCTACATCTCCAAAAACCCGCTGGCCGAGTACGTAGTCGAGGCTTATGATGAACAGCCTGACATCACTCATCTGAGCATCGACGAGTTGCAGCGGTTGATCGACTTCGACTTCCAGGCACTGGCGGATGAAGGGCGCATCAGCGCGCTGTCGGTGCCTGCGTTGAAAGAGGAGCGGGATGCCTTCGCCTTCAACTGCTTCACCGGAATGCACCACTGCGATTATACGTCCAAAACCTACACCATCGAAATTGATGAGGCGGGGGATCACTGGCTGACAGGCAAGCGAAGAAAAACGGGCAAGGAGTTCTTTATGAAGCTGCTGGAGCCAGCAGTGGCCATCTTTCAGCGCTACGGTTCGGATCTTGCCAACCTGCCAGTCAAGTCGAATCAGAAGCGCAATGACACGCTGAAGTTCATCGCGTTGTACGTGGAGCTCCCCTACAACCTGAGCACCAAGATTGCCCGCAAGACGTTTGCCGATCTGGCGCTAAACGAGATGCTGATCGCGGCGGATGACGTAGCCACGATGTTGGGCCTGACCAGCACCAAACGGCTGAAGCACTACGTACGTCCACGCCGTCAGCGCCTGTCGAAGCTGCTGGTGAGCTGGCAGCAGCTATCGAAAGTCGCTTAA
- a CDS encoding DUF7710 domain-containing protein — MDRINGVWIFHGEGGRFSSGVFLTKATAEDWINQRQLSGTLTLYPLDIGVYDWSLEKGYFVIEKEEHNKATFIQRFTTGSQEHYHYEDGRLD; from the coding sequence ATGGATCGTATAAATGGGGTTTGGATCTTTCATGGCGAAGGTGGCCGGTTCTCCAGTGGTGTGTTTTTAACCAAGGCAACAGCAGAAGATTGGATTAATCAACGTCAGCTATCGGGTACGCTTACTTTGTATCCGCTTGATATAGGCGTATATGATTGGTCACTCGAGAAGGGCTATTTTGTCATAGAAAAGGAGGAGCACAATAAGGCGACTTTTATCCAGCGATTCACGACAGGTAGCCAAGAGCATTACCATTATGAAGATGGTAGATTGGACTAG
- a CDS encoding DUF2695 domain-containing protein yields MASKEDKQRKKGILQGFKSQEQEAKIAQMPVSKTDLRDLFDHLDLALQEKGCDNSLTLTDAFLEERHLPVDQTKAWLAQYGGYCDCEVLANVEDEFSKVI; encoded by the coding sequence ATGGCTTCAAAAGAAGATAAGCAGAGAAAGAAGGGGATTTTGCAGGGTTTCAAAAGCCAAGAACAAGAAGCTAAGATTGCACAGATGCCTGTCTCTAAAACTGATCTGAGGGATTTATTCGACCACTTAGATTTAGCACTACAAGAGAAAGGTTGTGATAATTCGCTAACGCTCACTGATGCTTTTTTAGAAGAAAGACATTTACCAGTTGATCAAACAAAAGCTTGGTTGGCTCAATACGGTGGCTATTGTGACTGTGAGGTACTAGCCAATGTCGAAGACGAATTTTCTAAGGTCATCTGA